A DNA window from Microcystis aeruginosa NIES-843 contains the following coding sequences:
- a CDS encoding aminotransferase class V-fold PLP-dependent enzyme gives MSKNSWLIPDNIYFLNHGSYGATPRIVLDYQQQLRQRMERQPLAFLGRELEGLLDIARQKLADLVGVNSDDLVFVPNATTAVNAVLNSLTFQENEEILITDQTYNACANAVKHIAKRWGLKVIIAKIPFPVQSPLEISQAILASVSPRTKLVVLDHVTSPTALIWPIAEIVRELNNRGIDTLIDGAHALGFLPLNIGAINPTYYTANCHKWLCSPKGAAFLYVRGDKQAIIRPLTISHGANSPRQDRSRFQLEFAWMGTDDPTAYLSVPKAIEFLNSLSIDGLLGLMARNRNLVLKARNLLCHALEVNYPCPESMIGSMSSILIPSYAWAAEDLSRQLWEKYQIEVPIIPWGEASLIVRISAHYYNSIEQYEYLAGVLNYLLLEQR, from the coding sequence ATGTCCAAAAACTCTTGGTTAATTCCCGATAATATCTATTTTCTCAACCATGGTTCCTATGGTGCAACCCCTAGAATAGTCTTGGATTATCAGCAACAATTGCGGCAACGAATGGAAAGGCAACCTTTAGCATTTTTGGGGAGAGAATTAGAGGGTTTATTAGATATTGCTAGGCAAAAGTTAGCGGATTTAGTGGGAGTAAATAGCGATGATTTAGTCTTTGTTCCCAATGCAACCACAGCAGTGAATGCGGTGTTAAATTCCTTAACTTTTCAGGAAAATGAGGAAATTCTGATCACCGATCAGACCTATAATGCTTGTGCTAATGCAGTTAAACATATAGCTAAAAGATGGGGTTTAAAGGTAATTATCGCTAAAATTCCCTTTCCCGTGCAGTCCCCTTTAGAAATTAGTCAAGCAATTTTAGCATCAGTTTCTCCCCGGACAAAATTAGTAGTTTTAGATCATGTCACCAGTCCCACGGCCTTAATTTGGCCAATCGCAGAAATTGTGCGAGAATTAAATAATCGGGGCATTGATACTCTCATCGATGGCGCTCATGCTTTAGGTTTTTTACCCCTTAATATCGGGGCAATTAATCCCACCTATTATACTGCTAATTGTCATAAGTGGTTATGTAGTCCCAAGGGGGCTGCTTTTCTCTATGTGCGCGGGGATAAACAGGCAATAATTCGACCTTTAACTATTAGCCATGGAGCGAATTCCCCTCGACAAGATCGCTCCCGTTTTCAGTTAGAATTTGCTTGGATGGGAACCGATGATCCCACCGCTTATTTATCAGTGCCAAAAGCGATCGAGTTTTTAAATTCTCTCTCTATTGATGGTTTACTGGGTCTGATGGCGAGGAATCGTAATTTGGTTTTAAAAGCCAGAAATTTGCTTTGTCATGCCTTAGAGGTCAATTATCCCTGTCCAGAATCAATGATCGGATCGATGTCTTCAATTCTAATTCCTAGTTATGCTTGGGCAGCAGAAGATTTATCTAGACAACTGTGGGAAAAATATCAGATTGAAGTGCCGATAATTCCTTGGGGAGAAGCATCATTAATTGTGAGGATTTCTGCTCACTACTATAATTCGATCGAGCAGTATGAATATTTAGCTGGGGTTTTAAATTACTTGCTATTGGAGCAAAGATAA
- a CDS encoding RNA polymerase sigma factor SigF has product MSVLNKESLKLETLTLFQKYQKTADNKLRDQIMELNLGLVRREAHHWVNQCHENYEDLVQVGSMGLIRAIERFDSSKGHAFSSFAIPYIRGEIQHHLRDKSYTVRIPRRWLDLGRQATNVRRDFQTIHNRQPNDTEISRALNISSEEWQEVKLAFQNREPLSLDVTVNNDEDNNTCLKDLVPDPRYRSFQLCQEDRIRLQQALAQLEEKTRHIIEFVFLKDLTQRETAEQLGISVVTVSRRVKKGLEMIKETMVKEAF; this is encoded by the coding sequence ATGTCTGTCCTAAATAAAGAAAGTCTTAAACTGGAAACTCTCACCCTATTTCAAAAATACCAAAAAACAGCAGATAATAAGTTACGGGATCAAATTATGGAGTTAAACCTAGGATTAGTCAGAAGGGAAGCTCATCATTGGGTTAATCAATGTCATGAAAATTACGAAGATTTAGTGCAGGTTGGCTCTATGGGACTAATTCGGGCGATCGAGCGTTTTGATAGCAGCAAAGGTCATGCTTTTAGCTCCTTCGCTATTCCCTATATTCGCGGCGAAATTCAACACCATCTGCGCGATAAAAGTTATACAGTTCGTATTCCTCGTCGTTGGTTAGATTTAGGCAGACAAGCGACAAATGTGCGTCGGGATTTCCAGACTATCCACAATCGTCAACCCAATGATACGGAAATCTCCCGCGCTTTAAATATTTCGAGCGAAGAATGGCAAGAGGTAAAACTGGCTTTCCAAAACCGTGAACCCCTCAGTCTCGATGTGACGGTTAATAACGATGAAGATAATAATACTTGTTTAAAAGACCTCGTTCCCGATCCCCGTTATCGCAGCTTTCAACTTTGTCAAGAGGATCGCATTCGTTTACAACAGGCACTGGCTCAATTAGAAGAAAAAACCCGTCATATTATCGAATTTGTCTTCCTTAAGGATCTTACTCAACGGGAAACCGCCGAACAATTAGGCATTAGTGTCGTTACCGTCTCCCGTCGGGTGAAAAAGGGTTTAGAAATGATCAAGGAAACTATGGTCAAGGAAGCATTTTAG
- the ruvB gene encoding Holliday junction branch migration DNA helicase RuvB, translating to MAIKRSHNSPPATEENLLTPNPTIEETEKAAAEIRPQSLEDYIGQQDLKANLKVTIAAAKARQEAIDHLLFYGPPGLGKTTMALILAAEMGVNCRITAAPALERPRDITGILINLQPRDILFIDEIHRLNRVTEELLYPAMEDYRLDVTIGKGQAAKIRSISLPPFTLIGATTKVGSLTSPLRDRFGLIQRLRFYAVEELTAIILRSATIFNIPITEAGAIEIARRSRGTPRIANRLLKRVRDYVQVKGETIISPQLAAEGLNQLNVDSMGLDWTDRLVLKTMIQQFQGKPVGLEAVAAATGEDAKTIEEVYEPYLLQIGYLNRTPRGRVVTSAAYEHLGLLAKLPKNKDRSLPLFEF from the coding sequence ATGGCCATCAAACGATCGCACAATTCCCCCCCGGCTACCGAGGAAAATCTGCTCACTCCCAATCCCACTATAGAAGAAACGGAAAAAGCAGCAGCGGAGATTCGTCCGCAATCCCTAGAGGATTATATCGGTCAACAGGACTTAAAGGCTAATCTAAAAGTCACCATCGCCGCGGCCAAAGCTAGACAAGAAGCGATCGATCATTTACTCTTCTACGGACCGCCGGGGTTAGGAAAAACCACCATGGCTTTAATTTTAGCGGCCGAGATGGGAGTAAATTGCCGCATTACCGCCGCCCCCGCTTTAGAGCGTCCCCGGGATATTACCGGCATCCTGATCAATCTTCAACCCCGGGATATTCTTTTTATCGACGAAATTCATCGACTGAATCGGGTGACGGAGGAGTTATTATACCCAGCGATGGAGGATTATCGCCTGGATGTGACGATTGGCAAGGGTCAAGCGGCGAAAATTCGCAGTATTTCTTTACCTCCCTTTACTTTAATCGGTGCTACTACCAAAGTTGGCTCTTTAACTTCCCCTTTACGCGATCGTTTTGGACTGATTCAACGTCTGCGTTTCTATGCAGTTGAGGAATTGACGGCAATTATTCTCAGAAGTGCTACTATTTTTAATATTCCCATTACTGAAGCGGGTGCGATCGAAATTGCCCGTCGCAGTCGGGGAACTCCACGCATTGCCAATCGTTTATTAAAACGAGTACGCGACTATGTGCAGGTGAAGGGAGAAACTATTATTAGCCCCCAGTTAGCCGCTGAGGGATTAAATCAATTAAATGTGGATTCTATGGGTTTAGATTGGACCGATCGATTAGTATTAAAGACGATGATCCAACAGTTTCAAGGTAAACCCGTGGGATTGGAAGCGGTAGCGGCAGCCACGGGAGAAGATGCCAAGACGATCGAGGAGGTGTATGAGCCTTATTTATTACAAATAGGTTATCTTAATCGTACTCCCCGGGGTCGCGTAGTAACGTCAGCCGCCTACGAACATTTAGGTTTACTGGCGAAATTGCCGAAAAATAAGGATCGGAGTTTACCTTTGTTTGAGTTCTAG
- the hisF gene encoding imidazole glycerol phosphate synthase subunit HisF: protein MLAKRILPCLDVNKGRVVKGVNFVNLQDAGDPVELARLYNQAGADELVFLDITATHEDRDTIIDVVYRTAEQVFIPLTVGGGIQSLENIKNLLRAGADKVSINSAAVREPELLDRASDRFGKQCIVVAIDARRRKDEHNPGWEVYVRGGRKNTGIDALLWAQEVEKRGAGELLVTSMDADGTQAGYDLALTKAIAERVEIPVIASGGAGNCQHIYEALTEGRAEAALLASLLHYGQLTIAEVKNYLQNQQVPVR from the coding sequence ATGTTAGCGAAGCGGATTTTGCCTTGTTTGGATGTCAATAAAGGTCGGGTAGTCAAGGGGGTTAATTTTGTCAATCTTCAGGATGCTGGCGACCCCGTGGAGTTAGCCCGCTTGTATAATCAGGCAGGGGCTGATGAGTTGGTTTTTCTCGATATTACTGCTACCCATGAAGATCGCGACACGATTATTGATGTAGTCTATCGTACGGCGGAACAGGTTTTTATTCCTCTGACAGTGGGTGGCGGTATCCAATCCTTAGAAAATATTAAAAATTTGTTAAGAGCCGGGGCCGATAAAGTCAGCATTAACTCGGCTGCCGTGCGCGAGCCGGAATTGCTCGATCGAGCCAGCGATCGCTTTGGTAAACAGTGCATTGTGGTGGCGATCGATGCTAGACGACGTAAGGATGAGCATAACCCCGGTTGGGAGGTTTATGTTCGGGGTGGACGCAAAAATACGGGTATTGATGCTTTATTATGGGCGCAAGAAGTGGAAAAACGCGGGGCGGGTGAGTTGTTAGTTACCAGTATGGATGCTGACGGCACGCAAGCGGGTTACGATCTGGCCTTGACAAAAGCGATCGCTGAAAGGGTGGAGATTCCTGTGATTGCTTCGGGAGGAGCGGGTAATTGTCAGCATATCTACGAAGCATTGACGGAAGGGCGGGCGGAAGCGGCTTTATTGGCTTCTTTGCTCCATTATGGTCAATTAACCATCGCTGAGGTCAAAAATTATCTGCAAAATCAACAAGTACCCGTGCGTTAG